The genomic interval CCCGTCTGAAGGTTGAGCTGGAGAAGGCCCAACAAATCCTCGCCGAGGAGCAGTAGAAATCGGCCGAGCATGCCAGCAGGATGGGCCAAATAGAGGCACAGTTGAAGACTTATGATAAGAGGCTTGACCTGGCCTCCACAAGGAAACAACGGGTCATCGCCGACTTAGAAGAAAAGAATAAAGAAGCCCGACAGTTGGCAGAAGATATGAAGAAAGTAAAGGACTCTCTAtctgccgagcgggagagccgctcgaccAACGAagtggagcttcagaatcaagtGAAGCGTTtggaagaggagctggaggcctCCCGTGCTGCCCTGAAGACCTATCAGGAGGCCAAATCGAGTTGCTTTGCCGCTTGGAAGCAATAGTAGCTGCGCTCGGACCAGTTTCTGGAGAAGGCGACCAACCGTATCGTCCACTCGTTCGAGCTATCCATTAATGCCACGCTCGTCCAGCTGAAGGCGAACGACCACCTCCCTGAAGCTTTCTCCGACAAGGATGTCAACCGAGTCCAGCTTCTTGAGGCTATTCCCGACGAGGCCTTTGACTATATTGAGTGAGAGAGGATTCAATAGAGTGTTTTTTTAAGCCTTGTTTTTTGTAAACCTTAACTGTGTTTCTGCCGTTCGGCAGCGTCTATCAATGAAATCCTTTTGCGTCTTTTTCATATGTTGTTTGCTTGCTAAGTATTTGGATGCGTAGTCCCGATCGGCTGTGGCACCCATGTTATTATTGAAATATTCGCTTAGGATAATGCctctggggtttatagtcgccgctcgacttcagTTTTAGTGTCTACGCTTAGACGATTTTCTAAGGCCGGGGTTtatcgtcgccgctcgacggtctgtaaggcgggggttttatagtcgccgctccgactctagggtttaacgtcgtcgctcgacggttttcaaggcggggtttttataatcgccgctccgactctagggtttaatgtcgccgcttgacggtcttcaaggcagggtttttatagtcgttgctccgactctagggtttaacgtcgtcgttcgacggtcttcaaggcagggtttttatagtcaccgctccgactctagggtttaacgtcaccgctcgacggtctttaaggtgggggttttatagtcgccgctctgactctagggtttaacatcgccgctcgatagTCTTCAGAACGGGTTGGCCGCTCGGTGATAACTTTGTAAACTTTTACTTTAGCTTTTAATCCTGCAGCCGAAGGACGCAGAGAATGAAGATTACATGGTATtagttacatcagcgcacctttcacccagctcggtacgactGGAGATGGTTTGCACTCCATGGACGCTCTAGCCTCCGCCCATCCTCGTCTTCTAGGTAATAAGCATCCGACCGGAGCTTTcccacgaccttgaagggtccggcccaaggagcctccagcttggtgaCATCCCTGActagcttcaccttcttccatacgaaGTCGTCGACCAGAAAAGATCTAGGTATTACCCACCTGTTGTAGTTCTAGCTCATCCTCTGTCAGTAGGTGTCAGTCGGACGGCTACTTTGGCACgtgcttcgtccaccaagtccagctccaggaGTCTCCGCTCGGCGTTCTCCTCGCTATACTGCTGCAGATGTTCGGACTCAATTCCAACTTCAACAGGGATGACTACTTCGCCTCCATAAACCAAGTGGAATGGTGTCACTCCTGTCCCATCCTTTCGGGTCGTGCGAATTGCCCATAGCATGCCCGGAAGCTCGTCTGCCTAGCTGCCTCTGACGTGGTCGAGCCAAACTCGAAGAATTCATAGAATCTCCCAATTGGCCACTTCAGCTTgcccgttgctttggggatacactACGTAAGTGAAGGCCTGCTGAATCCCGTAGCCTTCGCACCATTCTCTGAGGCGTTGCCCGGCCAACTGTCTCCCATTGTCagagacgagccgacgtggaATTCTAAACCGACatatgatgtgctgccagatgaatttctgaACCATCTGCTTGGTTATTCTTGCGAGCGGCTTGACCTcgtcccatttggagaagtagtctaccgcgacgagcaggaactttcgttgtccggtcgccatggggaagtGCCCCACTATATCCACGCCCCACTGATCGAACAGATAAGATACTGTGGACGTCGTCATCTCTTCTGTGAGTCAGTGCGAGAGGTTGTGATACCTCTAGCAGGACATGTAGGTGGACACTATCTGAGCGGCATCCGCCTggagggttggccaaaaatatccggccagcagTATCTTTCTGGCCAATGACCAATCGCCCGAGTGTCCTCCGCAAGTTTCTTGATGCACCTTCTGTAGAATGTACTCAATATCTTCTGGTCCGACACACTTGAGTAGGGGCtgggagaaagctttcttgtacagTTGATCCCCAATCAGCGTGaatcttcttgctctccttctCAACaggtgggcttcctcccgatcggacgacgTAATTCCCGATCGTAGGAACTCTATCAGCGATGTCCTCCAGTCATTTGGGAAGGTGAGTCCTTCCATCCGATCAACATGTGCCACCAGAgatacctgctcgatcggctGCGATATAACAATAGGCAATATGGAGCTGGCTAGCTTAGCCAGCTCGTCTGCCActtgattttccgctcggggtatcttctgaatAACCACCTCTCAAAAGTTGGCTTTTAACCTTTCAAAGGCTTtggcgtagagcttgagtcgagtGTTACTTATCTCAAATATTCCACtgagttgctgagcggctaacTGGGAATCCGAGTGAATCAAGACCCTGATCGCTCCGACATGCCGAGCGGCTTATAGGCCTGCCATGAGCTCCTCATATTCGACATCGTTATTAGTTGTCCGATATTCTACCTGAACGGGCAGATGCATCCATTCTTCCTGTGGGGAAATCAGTAGTACACCGACTCCGCTcccttgccgagtggacgatccgtccacatatatcctccaagtgGCTTCTGGCTCGAGATTATGTACCTCAGTGACAAAGTCCGGCAAGGATTGTGCCTTGATGgtcgttcggggctgatactgtatgtcgaACTCACTAAGCTCCTTTGTCCATTTGATCACccgcccggatgcttctggattgagAAGGACTCGACCCAGATGGCTATTTGTCATTACTATGATTGTATGCGCGAGGAAGTATGGTcaaagcctccgagcggcgagcacCAGCGCAAAGGCAagtttctcgagaccagtgtagcgggatttaacatcttttaagatatggctcagaaagtacactggttgttcctcGCCATTCGACCGCACCAACGCCGAGCCGACAgcgtgctcggtcgaggataaatAAATGCGAAGCAGCTCGTTGGCAGCTGACTTAGCCAATACATGCAGAGAATTCAGATATTCTTTTAGTTCTTCAAATGTCTTGTCGCACtcttcgtcccattgaaatttggtagCTCAGCGTagtatcttgaaaaaagggaggctccggtcgacaGACTTGGAGATGGATCGAGATAAGGCAGTTATCCGATCGATGAGGCGCTGGGTTTCCTTCAAATTCCTTGGTCgcggcatatcttgcagtgcCTTTACCTTACTAGGGTTCAtctcgataccccgctcggtgacgatatAGTCGAGGAATTTTTCACCCTTTGCGCCGAACAGACATTTGCTCGGGTTTAGCTTAATTCCGTATGCGCGGAGCATCTGGaaagtttcttctatatctgcgCAGAGGTCGGCAGCTCGGAGAGACTTAATGAGTATATCGTCGACATACACTTCCATGTTTAGTCCTATCTGCTGCtggaacaccttattcatgagcCTTTGGTAGGTAACCCCagcattctttagtccgaacggtaTCATGTTGTAGCAATAGGTGTCATCCGCTATGATGAAGctcactttctcttggtcttcccgGACGAGCGGCATTTGGTTATATCCCTGATACACGTctaacatgcatatcagctcgcactcagctgtggagtccaccactTGGTCGATCCTAGGCAGtgggtagaagtcctttgggcaagccttgttgaggtctcgaaagtcgatgcagaccctccacttgttgttgggctttgagactagcactacattcacgagccagcttgggaactggacCTCTCTGATGTGGTCGGCCTCCAATAGCTTTTCTACCTCAGCTCGAATGATCTGGTTCTGCCcagcgctgaaatctcttttcctttattttaccaaccttgcatccggtcggacgtgaagctcatgccgCACTATGCTCGGGGAAACACCAGGTAGTTCATGCgtggaccaggcgaagacatcatgatttcacTGAAGACATCTGATCAGCTTGGCCTTCTGCTCAGCTTGCAGGTCGACCGCTACGAAAGTCATTACCTCTGCCTGGCTAAGGTGTATCtgcacctcttctttctcttcataaactagagtaggcggtttttcggttatggcgtttacctcgtgTCGGGaagctttccgagcggacttagcCTCCGCCTTCACCATCTCAACGTAGCAGCGCCGAGCAGCCAATTGGTCTACTTTGACTTCCCCGACCCGGTCCTCTAcgaggaacttgatcttctgtcaATAGGTCGAGACTACTGCCCGGAATTCGTTGAGGGTCgacctgtaacgacccgcctcctactaactaggctgtgaggccgatcgttacattatgctgtgctaactattccatgaccatcattaaatctaagtgcggaagctgtactaattaaaattttgctaaactattatcatttcttgattctacatgtgctaaggggtgtaatctaaactattcatgacatatattacatcccccaatggtcaaggaacttaactaagagtttcttgctgatatcaggcctcccaatcgatccacggatcgattggaatggccggatcgatccattgatcgatccaagtggctactgtatgtggggcttaggttggatcgatccagtgatcgatccaacacgCTACTGTGcttgggcaatattctggatcgatcggctgatcgatccagactggccaatcgatccagtgatcgatcccagagccttctgttcacgacagaatttgctggatcgatcggctgatcaatccagaggcctactgttcgcggtacgaacttctcaatcgatcggttgatcgattgagaagcctccaatcgatcagccgatcgattggggcttctGATTTCGTactagaagtctgatttcagcactgtttcgtgcctcaatcacacatacaagttctaaaatgactgggaacattctaacatcacataactaatgttctaagcaaggtagagtgcataatttactagttcatggcatttaaacatactaaagtgcgaaacatggtaaaatgctaaaaagttccaatgatttaaacaaaacttgctagatccctaagatctttattccaagttccatccacacacatctttgcagcattgtcctccagcctccgctagtccatcttccctttacctttatctgtagtataaggaaaagaagtatttaTAAACTTTCGCTTAGAAAACTGATCATAGTaatagagctaatcataaactatcaggttgtatcaacagaaagctacaccgatataaaactgagctaagctaatactaatctgatgcttaATACCGATCCTCCTGCATGTCGTGGAGCCTGGTTATTAGTACAGCttcagcatcagattagtattagcttagctcagttttatatcgATGTAGCTTTTTGTTGATACAAcctgatagtttatgattagctctattactatgatcagttttgctttctatgtgttgtatgtcatgccatgcttagcatattcagtatgtatttcaaatagcatgttttaaaaacataatattgcatcgaatgcatgttttagtgaggtagatggtttcttactaagctctcaagcttacagatactattttccttatactgcagataaaggtaaagggaagatggactagcggaggctggaggataatgctgcaaagatgtgtgtggatggaacttggaataaagatcttagggatctagcaagttttgtttaaatcattggaactttttagcattttaccatgtcactacaagaatttttgcattcaacaacacccaatagacaacgctttttaataaaaacgttgtcgttctttgttttacaacgcttttagtgaaaagcgttgtctatggtatttactttttactaaagacaacggtttttaatgaagtgttgtctttagtgttgttgtttatggtcaaagacaacatttttttaaaaaacgttttttaaagtgttgtgtatgtttcccctaaactcacttaaaataaattcgcagccctcgctttgctaaactctaaaccctcaacgcgcgcgcgccttctcctcaccactcctctccacgagttcgcctctccttctcctctccacgagtgccttctcctctccttctcctctccacgagtgccttctcctctccactcctctccacgagcgccttctcctctccacgagcgccttctcctctccttgccgcgtgatctcctctgaaccctaatctcgacccaaactcctcacgcaaaactcctcacgccggcccaactcctccaagtcgagatcccaaACCTCGCCTTTCCCCCTCTCCTCTCTCAAAGTCCCCTTCCTCCCACCGCCGCTGGCGCCGCCTCATCTTCCGCCACTGGTTTCTCCCTAGGCGCTTCTTCCTCCGCCGGTTCCTCCCCATCTCTCTTCGGCCTCTCAACCTTTGGCTCCTCATCGGCCGCATCCTCAGCCTTTTCTACCTCCAGTCTTTTCTCGACGTCTGCTCCATCTTCCGCCGCTTCTACCTTCAGTCTTTTCCCGCCATCTGCTCCATCCTCCGCCTCTACTACCTCTAGTCTTTTCTCGCCATCTGCTCCATCCTCCGCCTCTACTACCCCCGGTCTCTTTTCCTTGCAGGCGGTCTCTTCTCCCAAACCTATCCCTTTTCCCTCAGCATCCGCCGCACCTTCCGCTTCCTCAAGCCCTAATTTTGGTTTTGGATTGGGGGCTTCGACTCCCAACTTCGGCTTCGGTTCGTCTTCCACTGCTGCCTCTCCGTTGTTTGGTACTTCCGCTTCCCCTCCGGCGTCGGCGCCGGCCTTGTCCTCGGCTCAGACACTGTTTGCTTCGTCAGCTAGTGCCGCACCTTCGGTGCCTTCGTTTGCTACGTCCTCATCTCCCCCCGCCTTTTCTGTGCCGACGACGTCTGCTCCAGCTCCATCCTTCGTATCCCCGTTTCCTGCCTCCTCCTCTGCGTCCCCtctattctcttcttctgctACCGCTACCTCCTCTCCTGCCATCACCAGCATTTCGACCTCTCCTTTCTCCTTTGGAAGTGGCAGTTCCTTTGCTCCGAGTTCGTTCGATGCCGTGTCGTCTGGTAGTACTACTtctgttttgtgaatgatgatgttttaatTTGTGACAACCATCCATCTGGATTATTGGTGTTATCTGATCGTTAACTTGACGTCGCTCTCTGTGTTTAACCTTGTTGTAATTGATTTTTTATTAGGATATGTCAGTGGTTGGTGTTCCAGACTGCTTGCTCGACTAAGGTTACTCGTCGCTTTGGAATTGCTATGGCCACTTGGGTAGAGAAGGTCGGGGCTCAAGGGGCCTCTGTTGTTGTGAAGGGTGTTTGCTACGACAATCCGATTGGGTTCACTCGGGCTGTAGGATTTCCAGGGTCTTATTTACACAGTTGCTAAGATCATGAATCGTTAGTGCGGCGGCTGGTTAATAATTTACTAGTTAACCAACTAAGCTCTGTATAAGATTTAACTGTACCTGGGCTATTCAAATAAACTATCTCAATATCGACGAATATTAGCGTTAGAAGAAAGGAACAAAGCTTAAATGCTGTTTAGCAGCAGTTTAGTAATTTAGAGATTGATCATATGGAAACTAATCCaattcagaaatgttcatatataCAAAAAAAGAGTAAAGTAATTAAGCAGTCGCCGGAACTTTCTTGGGTATCAAAGAAAAGGCTGGAGGTTAAATATATTtgcattaacaaaaaaaaaacacttttctTTGTCAATTTGTGTTGAATTTAGGCCATTAAACGAAAGTATTTTCTTCAactatatatgatatacaaattaaAAGTTGATATTACTTATTCCAAACAGTCTGGTAGTATGGTTTCATGGTAAATTACTTCTCCTTTGAAAgtatgatgatgttttgtgaatgatgatgttttggaaaaattgtcacttaggtgaaaggatgttttctggattaatatgcaagtacaaagcactgtattatatgttattctgtaaagttctgtcagtgtaaattatctagtttctttatctagcttttgttctactattgggtttgtttttctaataattactcgtgcagcaaaatactgagcaagaagctgtagatcttataatcaggtaaagtagaaaaagttaactacttcattatgctttcatcttagtatttgtatatttgatttgtcttctttgaaccagcttcaagtcaaaaagccagatcctctagatagctgttaaaaataaggtattatttggtttgtcagtgatcttaatatttggtaattgatgctcacgacagagttccaacgctgcatgattaccttgttcaagcagattgctcgctgcctcagtagctcgcattttcagagTTCCACAGCTCTTCTTTCTTATGATGATCTTGTTCTTGCAGATTTGTGTTTCCTCTGTGGACCCTTTGGCATTTCCttctgcagtggaagcaggtgcCCAAATGGTTAGGATGCGATGAACTTGACTGGTTTCGATCGGATTGTCTGTCATACCAAACATTAAAATCCTTGTGCTAAATGCAGGTGGAAATTGGAAATTATGATTCTTTCTACGAGATGGGAATTCAGTTTTCCCCTGAACAGGTATATGAATCATGATCGTACTTTTCCTTGCAGTTCCTCGAGTATTTTCAGCTATTTCTATCTCGTCACTATTCTGTGGTGCCATTGTCAGATTCTAAAGCTCACTAGAGAAACTAGAAGGATTCTTCCATCCATTACACTGTCTGTAACCGTGCCACACATGCTTAGTCTCCCTGATCAGGTAGCTCATTTATTTCCTCGTAAACTGAGATTTGTCACTAACACAATCTCTCGTTGTTTTTTGTTCAATTTAAAAAGGTGAAGCTAGCAGAGTTGCTGGAACAGGAAGGTGCTGATATAATCCAAACTGAAGGAGGGAAATACTCAAGTCCATCAAAACCTGGTGTCCTTGGTTTGATCGAGAAGGTAACAACAGTACGAATAAGAAATCTTAGCACACTTGTGATGAAAAATGTGATATTTTTCCTCTTTAAAATGTAGGCCACACCAACGCTAGCAGCTGCATACTCCATTTCCCGAGCAGTTCAGATTCCAGTTATGTGCTCATCTGGATTAAGCGCTGTCACTGCACCTATGGCTTTAACAGCAGGAGTAGCTGGTGTGGTATGCGTTCTTTTGctttctaatctaatcattatctgctactagtgaaagaaatatAGACTCTTTCAGATTCTCTTGTGTTCTTGATTATCTGCTACTACTTCATTgtcagaagtagttgaacactaacacttggacgccaacatttttgagttggcgcctagatttgaccatctaacagacacggctaaaggatcaacttctatgaacacccttaataacttatatagatatttgtgaacaattaggttggtggctatcatttatcctccctttttgttgtttttccatgtacccaatgcaactttcatttcaaaggttccaagctgatgaacaaggatgggtggacacaatcaagtcagtgcgatttggaggagctgtcaggattagtaccatggattggcttgggcaatctcaatatttgcgtcaaactgtcttctggccttccctatcatctgcagtatctgaggtatactatgcacatttaccgtgaattttccttattgagcttgggctagtgacggttacgaatgtattttatttcaagaaccgtataagcaagtgttcgtgcatctagttttataacaatgcacttcgtatctttgatctaaaaagcttatgaaacaagtcatcttctccaagcatgccctggtcaacatgctagtcacctactggagtcatttcctcgatggcacggatgaatacctgaaatccatcctctactccaccattctttgccactcctcaagccgaaacaactgcaaaggtagagtcaacatcaagtattacattgtgcctggctacaagaagaccggggccgcaaaatccaataaagacaggtcaaacatcaagtagcattttgtaacttattcctcttaggttatatgcttggttaatatatatgcttagaacttgtaaagacaggtcaaacattaatatgcttggttaatatatccatctacagcactccTT from Zingiber officinale cultivar Zhangliang chromosome 6B, Zo_v1.1, whole genome shotgun sequence carries:
- the LOC121991094 gene encoding MARCKS-related protein 1-A-like, with protein sequence MLVMAGEEVAVAEEENRGDAEEEAGNGDTKDGAGADVVGTEKAGGDEDVANEGTEGLEEAEGAADAEGKGIGLGEETACKEKRPGVVEAEDGADGEKRLEVVEAEDGADGGKRLKVEAAEDGADVEKRLEVEKAEDAADEEPKVERPKRDGEEPAEEEAPREKPVAEDEAAPAAVGGRGL
- the LOC121991095 gene encoding uncharacterized protein ycf23-like encodes the protein MILFLQICVSSVDPLAFPSAVEAGAQMVEIGNYDSFYEMGIQFSPEQILKLTRETRRILPSITLSVTVPHMLSLPDQVKLAELLEQEGADIIQTEGGKYSSPSKPGVLGLIEKATPTLAAAYSISRAVQIPVMCSSGLSAVTAPMALTAGVAGVK